The following proteins are co-located in the Leptospira sp. GIMC2001 genome:
- a CDS encoding 1,4-dihydroxy-6-naphthoate synthase, with protein MNQPSNLTLAYSPCPNDTFLFYHLVHSNLSNLITIQEELKDVEALNQSARASKYDITKLSFAAFFQLRQNYELLDSGAALGRNCGPLLIRKKGSNTSIHSAKKILSPGAMTTANLLLELYSNKLSKELPISFVRYEEVIPKLMNGEADLGVIIHEERFTYQNFNLELVADLGQWWEDETGYPIPLGCIAIKKSISDDIKKEVDATLKKSLELAWNNPVIPQEYILQNSQNKELSVVQAHIDLYVNQFTKSLKGEGERAITELENKYIALAQR; from the coding sequence ATGAATCAACCAAGCAATCTTACCCTTGCATACTCTCCATGTCCTAATGATACTTTTTTATTTTATCATCTTGTTCATTCCAATCTAAGTAATCTGATCACGATACAAGAAGAACTCAAGGATGTGGAAGCTCTCAATCAATCAGCACGCGCAAGTAAATATGATATTACGAAATTGTCATTTGCTGCTTTCTTTCAGCTTAGGCAAAATTATGAACTATTGGATTCGGGTGCAGCTCTCGGAAGAAATTGTGGGCCACTGCTGATTCGTAAAAAGGGAAGCAATACATCAATCCATTCTGCAAAGAAAATTCTCTCACCAGGCGCAATGACAACAGCAAACTTGCTGCTCGAACTCTATTCGAACAAATTGTCCAAAGAACTACCCATATCCTTTGTAAGATATGAAGAAGTGATCCCTAAGTTAATGAATGGAGAAGCTGATTTAGGTGTAATCATTCATGAGGAAAGATTTACCTATCAAAACTTCAATTTAGAACTCGTCGCAGATCTTGGTCAATGGTGGGAAGATGAAACGGGCTATCCGATTCCTCTCGGCTGCATTGCTATAAAGAAATCCATCTCCGATGATATAAAGAAGGAAGTTGATGCAACTTTAAAAAAAAGCCTAGAACTCGCTTGGAACAATCCGGTTATTCCACAAGAATACATTTTGCAAAATTCTCAAAATAAGGAATTGTCGGTTGTCCAAGCACATATTGATCTATATGTCAATCAGTTCACCAAATCACTGAAAGGCGAAGGTGAACGTGCAATAACTGAACTAGAAAATAAATATATTGCTCTAGCCCAGAGATAA
- a CDS encoding 1-acyl-sn-glycerol-3-phosphate acyltransferase has protein sequence MATKIQKYGWFPEFVISIVYLVSKFVFSKVYHYFPDGKVKKLDLPYPTVYFANHVAESDIPALSSVHMLVKSPRVKYTIPTREDMIQKNFLVKEFRPKGIAKLLLHFIDKTNILPALFKIVGAVPVKRPFRDNARALLKEGSMRDQVEKDWQVLADNIEKGRNVVIFPEGAFSDDGYLRQVKNGIAYLSKKRDDLNFFYFNFTYDYLSRKKPSVHINFGEIFHVPHSLQKEEIAANIKERLGKLFVVTPGNLLSFFVLTTEDFVGKTRDWIKDRVYEYATAIKKIEGISIAEGLLNGKDSQALDKILDLMISKKIISLAGSGTLNKGSRYDDEKSGEKVRNYKKERPFLYHRNQLKFHEKTISGAINLIKENSVLHTSSVV, from the coding sequence GTGGCTACAAAAATCCAAAAATACGGATGGTTTCCTGAATTTGTAATCAGTATTGTTTATTTGGTTTCCAAATTTGTTTTTTCGAAAGTGTATCACTATTTTCCCGATGGAAAAGTTAAAAAACTCGACCTACCCTACCCCACAGTCTATTTCGCAAATCATGTTGCTGAGTCCGATATCCCTGCTCTATCCAGCGTGCATATGTTGGTAAAAAGCCCTCGTGTAAAATATACAATTCCTACTCGTGAAGATATGATCCAAAAGAATTTTCTAGTGAAAGAATTTCGACCTAAGGGAATTGCAAAATTACTTCTGCATTTTATTGATAAAACGAATATTTTGCCTGCACTTTTTAAAATTGTTGGAGCTGTCCCCGTCAAACGGCCATTTCGCGACAATGCTCGCGCCCTTCTAAAAGAAGGATCTATGCGTGATCAGGTTGAGAAGGATTGGCAGGTGCTTGCGGATAATATAGAAAAAGGAAGAAATGTGGTAATTTTTCCAGAAGGTGCATTCAGCGATGATGGATACTTAAGACAAGTGAAGAATGGAATTGCTTATCTGTCCAAAAAACGCGATGATTTGAATTTTTTCTATTTCAACTTTACTTATGATTATCTATCTCGCAAGAAACCTTCAGTGCATATAAATTTTGGTGAAATTTTTCATGTTCCGCATTCTTTACAAAAAGAAGAGATTGCTGCCAATATTAAAGAGCGTTTGGGCAAATTATTTGTTGTAACTCCGGGCAATCTATTATCATTTTTTGTTCTAACGACAGAAGATTTCGTAGGTAAAACTCGAGATTGGATCAAAGATCGTGTCTATGAATATGCAACAGCAATTAAGAAGATAGAAGGCATAAGTATCGCAGAAGGTCTGCTAAATGGTAAAGATTCTCAGGCATTGGATAAGATTCTAGATTTGATGATTTCGAAGAAAATTATTTCCTTAGCTGGATCTGGCACTTTGAATAAAGGATCTCGTTATGATGATGAGAAATCTGGCGAGAAAGTAAGAAATTATAAAAAAGAAAGACCTTTTCTCTATCACAGAAATCAACTTAAGTTTCACGAAAAAACGATATCGGGTGCAATCAACCTTATCAAAGAGAATAGTGTATTACATACTTCATCGGTTGTGTAA
- a CDS encoding sensor histidine kinase yields MITDRITSLPVALAAKKGFFDNLGNGVNLRSCVDYKSILTLLEAGRIDCAEIPTTTYIYDSFLKKSKIKRLFKGMYLSHSPMSFYARAYFKPYEIAKNKTYTIPVPNALSPERFFTEKFIEQYFTDKIPKLRFVEVPYYLYEKYLRNANTLGTVGDSFFIPFLNKFNSFAMNEMYTLPDLAGQHIPATMLVFNGHFVSKFPKEVDQLLRAVKSGIEFINNCNPERIDMLATEFNLTTHYPHYRLGEFKQLLMRNHLHSEKLFHWRGNTASLGHLMKDHFFRGIKREITPSEVDSIMDFSEIWDSLEATNEFIPNLPTFQSPGAATQYSPSLINYRKQNYTRNLITDAISISLDFLEGNLDSRLNLDDSLRIDNRVRIHMNNMLDYLNSEIFKLNEHIIELENINSILEIKLDRNSVNLQYSEERYRYLFEFSREALFIVDADSGEIIESNLQFRLMTGYSRTDLSRIKIDDLIVGQNIRSSLYFKKDRTDSMLHIPDGEIVLKDGTRLGVDISINSMLVSPKKRYQIILRDNRERLESERAKHEFISNISHELRSPMTNIRGYFELLSDDPNIRSKPENEEMFNIIDKNIKRLSFLIENLLKIEKVNPEPENEAIEIFDPATVIEDVIHMNSHLFNEKKLEIIPTLERGIFIKGIRFEFSQIVSNLFVNAIKYTSQGEIHLDLKTDKDRILFIVKDTGLGIPEKYKNSIFERFFRVPSDANRKIGGTGLGLSITRSLIEKMSGEITIFSEEGKGSTFQVELPKLKQ; encoded by the coding sequence ATGATAACCGACCGGATTACTTCTCTTCCGGTTGCTCTAGCCGCAAAGAAAGGCTTTTTCGATAATTTAGGAAATGGGGTAAACCTCAGATCCTGTGTGGACTACAAAAGCATTCTAACATTGCTTGAAGCTGGGCGAATTGATTGCGCGGAAATCCCAACAACAACTTATATATACGATTCCTTTCTCAAGAAATCCAAGATCAAGCGACTTTTCAAAGGAATGTATCTATCACATTCGCCTATGAGTTTCTATGCGCGTGCCTATTTCAAGCCATACGAAATCGCTAAGAACAAAACCTATACTATTCCCGTACCAAATGCACTCTCTCCCGAAAGGTTTTTTACGGAGAAATTTATAGAACAGTATTTTACTGACAAAATTCCCAAACTTCGATTTGTTGAAGTTCCATACTATCTGTACGAAAAGTATCTAAGAAATGCCAATACACTTGGAACGGTTGGTGACTCATTTTTTATACCTTTCTTGAACAAATTCAATTCGTTTGCGATGAACGAAATGTACACTCTACCAGATCTTGCTGGTCAACATATTCCAGCTACTATGCTTGTCTTCAACGGACATTTTGTTAGCAAATTTCCCAAAGAAGTGGATCAACTACTGAGAGCGGTAAAAAGCGGAATCGAATTTATCAACAACTGCAACCCAGAAAGAATTGATATGCTCGCAACAGAATTCAATTTGACGACTCATTATCCACATTATCGTCTTGGAGAATTCAAGCAGCTCTTGATGAGAAACCACCTTCACTCCGAAAAACTTTTTCATTGGAGAGGCAATACTGCATCTCTTGGGCATCTTATGAAGGATCATTTCTTTCGAGGAATCAAGAGAGAGATCACACCTAGCGAAGTTGATTCAATCATGGATTTCTCGGAAATATGGGATTCACTCGAGGCAACAAATGAATTTATTCCCAATCTTCCAACATTTCAATCCCCTGGAGCAGCAACGCAATATTCACCAAGTCTCATCAACTATCGTAAGCAGAATTACACTCGTAATCTTATTACCGATGCGATTTCCATTTCATTGGATTTCCTGGAAGGCAATTTAGATTCTAGACTGAATTTGGATGATAGCCTTCGAATAGACAACCGAGTTCGTATTCATATGAATAATATGCTAGACTATCTCAATTCAGAAATTTTTAAACTAAATGAGCATATTATTGAATTAGAAAATATCAATTCGATTCTAGAAATCAAATTAGACAGAAACTCAGTAAATTTGCAGTATTCCGAAGAGAGGTATCGCTATCTATTTGAGTTTTCCAGAGAAGCTCTATTTATAGTTGATGCGGACTCAGGCGAGATCATCGAATCCAATCTACAATTTAGATTGATGACTGGATATTCAAGAACAGATCTCTCAAGAATCAAAATTGATGACCTCATTGTCGGACAGAACATTCGGTCTTCTCTCTATTTCAAAAAAGATCGCACAGATTCAATGCTCCATATTCCAGATGGAGAAATTGTTCTGAAGGACGGAACAAGATTAGGTGTGGACATTTCCATCAACTCGATGTTAGTTAGTCCCAAAAAACGATACCAGATCATTCTTCGTGATAACCGTGAACGCCTCGAATCGGAGAGAGCTAAGCATGAATTTATTTCCAATATTAGTCATGAACTCAGATCACCCATGACCAATATTCGTGGATATTTTGAACTGCTTAGCGATGATCCTAACATCCGATCCAAACCGGAAAATGAAGAAATGTTCAATATCATTGATAAAAATATAAAAAGACTTAGCTTTCTCATCGAGAACTTACTCAAGATTGAGAAAGTGAATCCTGAACCCGAGAATGAAGCGATAGAAATTTTTGATCCAGCTACAGTAATCGAAGATGTAATCCATATGAATTCTCATCTATTCAATGAAAAGAAACTGGAAATTATTCCTACACTTGAACGTGGGATTTTTATTAAAGGAATTCGATTTGAATTCTCGCAAATTGTTTCCAATCTATTTGTAAATGCGATTAAATATACATCACAAGGGGAAATTCATCTAGACTTGAAAACAGATAAAGATAGAATACTCTTCATAGTAAAAGATACAGGACTTGGAATTCCAGAGAAATACAAAAATTCTATCTTCGAAAGATTCTTTCGCGTTCCAAGTGATGCGAACAGAAAAATCGGAGGAACAGGACTTGGTCTTTCGATAACAAGATCTTTAATTGAAAAAATGAGTGGTGAAATTACGATCTTTAGTGAAGAGGGGAAGGGTTCTACATTCCAAGTAGAATTACCTAAATTAAAGCAATGA
- a CDS encoding lytic transglycosylase domain-containing protein, with product MKMTDIPSISKIFDRIREIENLVSPKKPQSAVEIQPNLSNQEKSFQDYMQDGVKNSTEINAFDSNAVRGIEKEPSSLSPLENKIQVESAKNGLNPDLVKALIQTESNFNPRAVSPKGAQGLMQLMPSTAKILGVEDPMDPMENVEGGTKYLGDLMNQFRDTKLALAAYNAGPNAVKKYNGVPPFRETQDYLQKIEKLMNQKTNINIENLNSL from the coding sequence ATGAAGATGACTGACATTCCCTCTATTTCTAAAATTTTCGATCGGATTCGAGAAATTGAGAATCTAGTATCACCGAAAAAACCCCAATCTGCGGTAGAAATTCAGCCAAATCTATCCAATCAAGAGAAAAGTTTTCAGGATTATATGCAAGATGGAGTCAAGAATTCAACGGAAATCAACGCTTTTGACTCGAATGCAGTTAGAGGTATAGAAAAAGAACCCTCCAGTCTATCCCCATTAGAGAATAAAATTCAAGTTGAGTCTGCCAAAAATGGACTGAATCCTGACTTGGTAAAAGCACTCATCCAGACAGAATCCAACTTCAATCCTCGTGCGGTGTCGCCTAAAGGAGCACAAGGTTTGATGCAGCTTATGCCAAGTACGGCGAAGATTCTTGGTGTTGAAGATCCAATGGATCCGATGGAAAACGTTGAAGGCGGAACCAAATATCTTGGAGATCTAATGAATCAGTTCCGTGATACTAAGCTAGCTCTTGCAGCATACAATGCAGGTCCAAACGCAGTTAAGAAATACAATGGGGTTCCACCTTTTCGTGAAACTCAAGACTATCTACAAAAGATTGAAAAGCTTATGAATCAAAAGACAAATATCAATATTGAGAATTTGAATAGCCTATAA
- a CDS encoding protein meaA, which yields MDKKDHILYDEKGNPTKDKPWIFRTYAGHTNAKASNELYRKNLSKGQTGLSIAFDLPTQCGYSSDHDVSKPEIGKVGVPINSLEDFRILFDQIPIEEMNTSMTINGTSMWLLSLYIALAEERGVPLAKLQGTTQNDLIKEYLARGTYIFPPAESIRIIVDMYEYCLHNIPKWNPSNICSYHLQEAGATPSQELAFALATAIAILDSIKERNCFTDEEFEQCVGRISFFVNAGIRFVEEMCKMRAFVEMWEEITTERYKVKNPKYRVFRYGVQVNSLGLTEEQPENNAWRILIETLGVTLSRNARCRALQLPAWNEALSLPRPWDQQWSLRLQQVLSYETDLLEYPDLFDGSKVVEGKVAALKAEAYSEIHKILDMGGAIKAIETGYMKSQLVKSQTDRLSKINSGELIIVGKNKWTDGTKSPLLEGEDGGVFKVDPKSAEQTLSVLNQVKSKRDVSRVQAALTRLKSEAKSNVNLMEASIECAKAGVTTGEWSDTLREVFGEYQPPTGVEGQSLKIEDEKTNRVRAKVNAFLERTGHRPKIVVGKPGLDGHSNGAEMIAVSAKHAGFDVIYSGIRLSPEDIVQSAVEENADVIGISILSGSHNEIAAQIFNELTHYKAGIPVIMGGIIPESDFASLKKQGIREVFTPKDYDLMTIMEKIIDLVSSTQAAA from the coding sequence ATGGATAAAAAAGACCACATTCTCTATGACGAAAAAGGTAACCCGACTAAGGACAAGCCTTGGATTTTTCGTACTTATGCTGGGCATACCAATGCTAAAGCTTCCAATGAACTGTACAGAAAGAACTTATCTAAAGGACAGACTGGTCTCTCTATTGCATTTGACCTGCCTACTCAATGCGGATATAGTTCGGATCATGATGTCTCCAAACCTGAAATAGGCAAAGTTGGGGTTCCGATCAATTCGTTAGAAGACTTCAGAATCCTCTTCGATCAGATTCCTATTGAGGAAATGAATACTTCAATGACGATCAACGGTACATCCATGTGGTTATTGTCTCTTTATATTGCTTTAGCTGAAGAACGTGGTGTTCCATTGGCAAAATTGCAAGGCACAACCCAGAATGATTTGATAAAAGAATACCTTGCAAGAGGAACTTATATTTTCCCTCCTGCGGAATCGATTCGTATAATCGTTGATATGTATGAATATTGTCTACATAACATTCCGAAATGGAATCCATCGAATATATGTTCATACCATTTGCAAGAAGCGGGTGCAACTCCAAGTCAGGAATTGGCTTTTGCTCTAGCAACGGCGATCGCAATCCTCGATTCTATCAAGGAAAGAAATTGTTTCACAGATGAAGAATTCGAACAATGCGTGGGTCGGATTTCATTTTTTGTCAATGCTGGAATTCGTTTTGTGGAAGAAATGTGCAAGATGCGCGCATTTGTTGAGATGTGGGAAGAAATCACAACAGAACGTTATAAAGTTAAGAATCCAAAGTACAGAGTGTTCAGATATGGCGTTCAGGTAAATTCACTTGGACTCACTGAAGAACAGCCAGAAAACAATGCTTGGAGAATACTCATTGAAACCTTAGGGGTTACATTGAGCCGGAATGCAAGATGCCGTGCTCTCCAGCTTCCTGCATGGAATGAAGCGCTCTCACTTCCGCGACCTTGGGATCAACAGTGGTCTCTTCGTCTTCAACAAGTTCTTTCCTATGAGACTGACCTTTTGGAATATCCTGACCTTTTTGACGGTTCAAAAGTTGTAGAAGGAAAAGTAGCCGCACTCAAAGCAGAAGCCTATTCCGAAATACATAAAATTTTGGATATGGGTGGTGCGATCAAAGCGATTGAAACAGGATACATGAAATCACAATTGGTCAAATCGCAAACGGACAGATTGTCCAAGATCAACTCGGGTGAGTTAATCATCGTTGGTAAGAATAAGTGGACAGATGGAACTAAGTCCCCTCTTCTCGAAGGAGAAGACGGCGGAGTTTTCAAAGTCGATCCTAAATCGGCAGAACAAACTCTATCGGTATTGAACCAAGTAAAATCGAAACGTGATGTTTCGCGAGTACAAGCTGCACTCACAAGATTGAAGTCAGAAGCTAAGTCTAACGTGAATTTGATGGAAGCATCGATCGAGTGCGCGAAAGCTGGAGTGACTACTGGTGAGTGGTCAGATACTTTGAGAGAAGTTTTTGGTGAATACCAACCACCTACTGGAGTTGAAGGACAGTCTCTCAAAATCGAAGATGAGAAAACAAACCGAGTTCGAGCAAAGGTAAATGCATTCCTAGAAAGAACGGGACATCGTCCCAAGATTGTTGTCGGAAAGCCTGGGTTAGATGGCCATTCAAATGGTGCTGAAATGATCGCTGTATCAGCAAAACATGCAGGCTTTGATGTGATTTACTCCGGAATTCGTTTGTCTCCAGAAGATATCGTTCAATCAGCTGTAGAAGAAAATGCGGACGTTATTGGAATTTCGATTCTTTCTGGTTCGCATAATGAGATTGCCGCACAGATCTTCAATGAACTAACACACTATAAGGCGGGAATTCCTGTCATTATGGGTGGTATTATTCCAGAGTCAGATTTTGCGAGTCTCAAGAAACAAGGAATTCGTGAGGTTTTTACTCCGAAAGACTATGATCTGATGACTATTATGGAGAAAATCATCGATTTGGTATCGTCTACACAGGCTGCTGCCTAA
- a CDS encoding protein kinase gives MLDETELTALLRDACNLEKYAIARVISHLERSDGRMRRRQIFQKLHKMGVPENKGFTVGITGTPGAGKSSLIGEMIRHFLAIEKDKSIAIVAIDPSSQSSGGSILGDRTRVILPRREKRVYFRSQASQLELGGVNPYTYHVIRFLRYLFDYVIVETVGIGQNEIEVSLLCDLSFLVLQPLGGDQVQFMKSGIMETPDAFIINKCDEESLANSSYHLLLTTLEFLKDVLPGRQLPPVFKTSVVKKTGIEEVYSHIAQRPSPKDQKVEAWNQLEKWIRNEYGRFGVRIVRSDRDSIFANSKNYEEMENRFLELLKVKASDELV, from the coding sequence TTGCTTGATGAAACGGAGCTGACTGCCCTACTCCGTGACGCTTGCAATCTTGAGAAATATGCTATAGCACGTGTTATATCCCATCTAGAGCGTTCAGATGGGAGGATGCGTCGTCGTCAAATTTTCCAAAAACTGCATAAAATGGGAGTCCCTGAAAATAAAGGATTCACTGTAGGAATTACAGGTACTCCTGGGGCTGGCAAATCTTCCCTGATCGGCGAGATGATTCGACATTTTCTTGCTATCGAAAAAGACAAATCGATTGCAATTGTTGCGATTGATCCTTCCAGCCAGAGTTCGGGTGGATCAATTCTTGGTGATAGAACGCGCGTTATACTGCCAAGGCGAGAGAAAAGAGTGTATTTTCGTTCGCAAGCTTCTCAATTAGAGCTCGGTGGCGTCAATCCATATACTTATCATGTTATTCGATTCTTGCGCTATCTATTCGATTATGTGATCGTGGAAACTGTTGGAATTGGACAAAATGAGATAGAAGTGTCTCTACTATGTGATCTATCCTTTCTTGTTTTGCAGCCATTAGGTGGAGATCAAGTGCAATTTATGAAAAGTGGGATTATGGAGACTCCCGATGCCTTCATCATCAATAAATGTGATGAGGAGAGTCTTGCCAATTCCAGCTATCATTTGCTTCTAACTACTTTAGAGTTTCTAAAAGATGTTCTCCCTGGTCGCCAATTACCGCCGGTATTTAAGACATCGGTGGTCAAAAAAACTGGAATCGAAGAAGTATATTCGCATATTGCACAGCGACCATCACCCAAAGATCAAAAAGTAGAAGCTTGGAATCAACTAGAAAAGTGGATTCGAAACGAATACGGAAGATTTGGCGTGCGAATTGTCCGCTCTGATCGGGATTCCATTTTTGCTAATAGTAAAAACTACGAAGAGATGGAGAACCGCTTTTTGGAGTTACTCAAAGTTAAAGCAAGCGATGAGTTGGTTTAA
- a CDS encoding glycosyltransferase family 2 protein, whose product MSKNSNIQLSIVIPIYNEQGIIPELVDRLESVKVQIRKDLQISPDKVEVILVNDGSKDNSFSVMRSISETTAGYRLVNLSRNYGHQLATTAGIDVSRGQAVVVMDGDLQDPPEFIIELYRKMLEGYDVVYARRKKRPGESIFKLATAKIFYRILKKITSFDIPLDTGDFRIMSRRVVDVLCSMRESHRYIRGLISWIGFQQTGIEYERAERFEGSTKFSIGKMIKFAVDGITSFSAIPLRLASYLGMATAFLGFLYAAHAIYLKMFTQETIQGWTSMVIIILLLGGIQLLSIGLIGEYLSRVHEESKKRPLYVIEDIYENVSRKKK is encoded by the coding sequence ATGAGCAAAAATAGCAACATTCAACTATCTATTGTAATTCCAATTTACAACGAGCAGGGTATCATTCCAGAATTAGTGGATCGGTTGGAATCCGTAAAAGTTCAGATACGCAAAGATTTGCAGATATCACCAGATAAGGTAGAGGTCATATTAGTTAACGATGGCTCAAAAGACAATAGCTTCTCCGTTATGCGAAGTATTTCCGAGACTACAGCGGGTTACAGGCTAGTAAATCTTTCTCGAAATTATGGCCATCAACTTGCGACAACTGCAGGGATCGATGTCTCTCGAGGTCAAGCTGTTGTAGTTATGGATGGAGATCTTCAAGATCCACCTGAATTTATAATCGAACTCTATCGCAAGATGTTAGAAGGATATGATGTTGTATATGCAAGAAGAAAAAAGCGTCCAGGCGAATCCATATTCAAATTAGCTACTGCAAAAATATTTTATAGAATTCTCAAAAAAATAACCAGCTTCGACATTCCTCTAGATACAGGTGATTTTCGCATCATGTCTCGTCGTGTAGTCGATGTTTTATGCTCCATGCGTGAATCACATCGCTATATTCGAGGTTTGATTAGCTGGATTGGATTCCAACAAACTGGAATTGAATACGAACGTGCAGAGAGATTCGAAGGAAGCACCAAATTTTCTATAGGAAAAATGATAAAATTTGCCGTAGATGGAATCACCTCGTTCTCTGCTATCCCTTTGCGACTTGCGTCTTATCTTGGTATGGCGACAGCCTTTCTTGGATTTCTATACGCAGCCCATGCAATCTACCTGAAAATGTTTACCCAGGAAACGATTCAAGGGTGGACATCCATGGTCATCATAATTCTTTTGTTAGGTGGGATACAGTTACTTTCCATTGGCTTGATTGGAGAGTATTTGAGTCGAGTTCATGAAGAAAGCAAGAAGCGACCACTCTATGTCATTGAAGACATCTATGAAAACGTTTCAAGGAAGAAGAAATGA
- a CDS encoding LIC20211 family lipoprotein translates to MKQLLVISLIILFSFLSNCATASAGIATSNIPIVDQKYSVIGPVEKSKHWFTIDFAFIGIPLSKPPVDTIIQEAINEKEADALINIRHWNDKIIILFVTINRFGINAEAVKFENDPKKK, encoded by the coding sequence TTGAAACAACTTTTAGTAATCAGCCTTATCATTTTATTCTCTTTCCTAAGCAACTGTGCAACAGCAAGTGCTGGGATTGCAACAAGCAACATTCCCATCGTTGACCAGAAGTATTCAGTGATAGGACCAGTTGAAAAATCCAAACATTGGTTCACGATAGATTTTGCCTTCATCGGGATTCCTTTATCGAAACCCCCGGTTGATACAATCATCCAAGAAGCTATCAATGAGAAAGAAGCCGATGCACTTATCAATATCCGCCATTGGAATGATAAGATCATCATTCTCTTTGTTACGATCAATCGATTCGGTATCAATGCTGAGGCAGTCAAATTTGAAAACGATCCTAAGAAAAAATAA